The following is a genomic window from Chitinophaga caseinilytica.
TGAAAGCCACGTTCATGCTGCCTGGCGCGCATTATTCCTATATACACCAGGCGGTAGACGACCCTGCCAATCCCGGTAAAAAGCTCATCCAGGAATTGCAGGTGCCCTGGAGATGGGTAGGCACCGAAAGGTACAATACTCGGGCCTGGGTGAAGAAATACGTGGTTGGCCGGCCGGAAGACAACGACGGAAAAGTGACGCAGCAGCATACGGAAATCAACACCTATATGTTAAGGCTGGCGGATGTATACCTCGTATACGCCGAAGCAGCGTTGGGCAACAGCGCTTCCACGAGCGAGGCGCTGGCGCTCCAGTATTTCAACGCCCTCCGGAAAAGAGCGAACGTAGGGGAGAAAACGGTAATCACCGCAGATGATATTTACCGCGAGCGCAGGCTGGAACTGGCTATGGAAGGACAAGCATGGTACGATCTGGTACGGATGTACTACTATGCGCCCGCAAAGGTGCTGGATATGATCAAAGACCAGGACCGCGGTACCTATCGTGTTGTTCCCAATTCGGAGATTAACGCCACTTCCTGGCAGATCACGTCAGACGTGGTGGCCAAATATCCCGTGACGGCGGGCAACTTTTTCCTGCCCATTCCGGCGGTAGAATTGTCGGCCGCCCCGAATCTCCGGAAACCTCCCGTTCCTTTCAAGTTCTGATCCATCAAAAACGAAACTCATGAAGCAAAATATCCGATTGCTGCTGGCTGGCCTGATGATCGTACTGCTGGCGGCCTGTACGAAAGACGACGGTCCTTCCGGCCCGCCGGTCATCCACCGCGTGTCGCTGCTGGATTCCTCCAAAATGGACAGCGCTTTTGTGCGCGCCCTGCCCGGAGCGCTCATTCTCATCACCGGTGAAAACCTCCAGGGCGCCACGCATGTCCTGTTCAATAATTTCGATTCGTATTTCAACCAGGCATACAATACGAATACCCATATCATCATCAATATTCCGGAAAACGCTACCACGGAGGCTACCGACCGGAATGTGCCGAACGAGCTGCGGATCAAGACAGACCGTGGCGATGCGGTGTTCAAGTTCACGCTGGATATCCCTCCGCCGGCGATCACCCAGATCAGTAATGAAAACGCATTGCCGGGGGATTCTGTGCTCATCTTCGGTTCCAGCCTGTGGCTGATCAATAAGATCACCTTGCCGGGGAACCGCGAAATCACGCAATTCAGCGCCAATCCGGAAGGTACGCGCGTCGGGTTCAAACTGCCGGACCTGGGAACGGATACAGGGCGTTTGTCGGTAGTTGCCAAATACGGGACGGCCGTGTCTAACGGGCCACTGAACGATCACCAGAGCGGCGACGTGATCAGCAACTTCACGAACGACGGAGAGGCGGGAGAATTGCCCCGTTTAAATTGGGCCTGGTGGGGTGCAGACCGGATCAACGATGCCACGAAATTCCCCGGTACGCGGGGCTTCTATCTCAATTGCGTTTTCGGCGGCGTTGGCGTAAACAACGGCGCCTGGTGGGAAGGCGGAAGGTCCGGCAATTTCAACGAAACCGTTTTGTTCACCGATGCCATCCGTACCAGACAAGCGTCCGATTATGCGCTGAAATTCGAAGTCAACACCAAAGAACCCTGGACCACGGCGGTATGTGTGTTGCGCTTTGGCGAGAATTTCGCGGTGCGCTGGAAGCCCTGGAGCTCCCTGCCCGGCAATTCTTTCCATACCGAAAATACCTGGACCACCGTAACCGTGCAGCTTTCGGCATTCAAGACAGTGGCAGACGGGGTGGAAGGCACCGGTGCCAGTGCGGCGTCTATGGCCGACCTGGTGGCCGCCGGCGGGAAAGTGGCATTTACTTTCAGGATGGTGTCGGAAGACAAACCCATCGAAGTTTTTAACGCAGCATTCGACAATTTCAGGATCGTCAAGATAAAATAGGAATGAAAAATACGGTAAGAGGGATCTGTTTATGGAGCATGATAGTTTGCGCGTCGATGGGCTGCAACAAGAAGTCGGGCGACCGTGTCAATAATGGCGGTGGTGGCGACGGTGGCGATACAACCGGTCCGGTGGTGTCGCCCAAAGACCCGCCCACGACGGCAACTATCGGGTTTTTTATGGATGGGTGGAAGGAGAAAGCGTTTACGGCGCCGGATTTCATCGAGAAAGGGCCGCCGGCTGCCGGTTCGGTCGTTGTTTCGGCCGACGTGTCCAAAATTCTCACCAAAATCCCGCCCACGATGCTGGGCAACAACGCGAATATTTACATGACGCAAATGGTGACGGAACCGAAGCTGCTGCAACAATTGCGGCTGCTTCGGCCCGGCCTGGTGCGGTTTCCCGGCGGGAATATCAGCAGCATCTTTTTCTGGAACGTCGCCCCCGGCCATGCTCCGGCCGATGCGCCGCCTCAGCTCGCGGATGCCGACGGTACCACGAAGCCCGCGGGCTACTGGTTTGGCGGTAATACCGACGGCTGGACGATGAGCACGGCCAATTACTACGCCATGCTGCAGCAAACCGGCAACGAAGGTGTGATCACCATTAACTACGGTTACGCGCGGTATGGAACAAGCGCCGATCCTGTGGCGGCGGCGGCCCACCTGGCGGCGGAATGGGTGCGGTATGATAAAGGGCGGACGCGGTACTGGGAGATCGGGAACGAAAGCAACGGCACCTGGCAGGCCGGGTACCGGATCGATCCCGCCACGAACCACGACGGACAGCCCGCCATCATCACCGGCGAACTGTATGGCCGCCACTGGCGTGTGTTTGCTGATTCCATGCGGAAAGCGGCGGCATCCATCGGGCATACGATTTATATCGGCGCGCAGTTGCTGGAGCACGATCCGCCCACCTGGGCCACGGCTACGGACAAAAACTGGAACGAAGGCGTGTTGAAGGAAGCGGGCGCCACGGCCGATTATTACATCGTGCATAGCTATTACACGCCGTACAACACGAATTCCAATCCGCCCGAAGTGCTGGCTTCCGCGGAAGCCGTTTCCAAAGCGATGATGGAGCACCTGAAATCGACGGTCCAGCGGAATGGAGTGGCCCAGAAGCCCGTGGCGCTGACGGAATGGAACATTTTCGCGGTGGGCTCGCAGCAAATGGTGTCGCAGGTGGCGGGGATGCATGCGGTGTTGGTGGTGGGAGAGTTGTTGCGGAACGGATTTGGGATGGCTTGCCGGTGGGATCTCGCCAACGCCTGGGA
Proteins encoded in this region:
- a CDS encoding alpha-L-arabinofuranosidase, encoding MKNTVRGICLWSMIVCASMGCNKKSGDRVNNGGGGDGGDTTGPVVSPKDPPTTATIGFFMDGWKEKAFTAPDFIEKGPPAAGSVVVSADVSKILTKIPPTMLGNNANIYMTQMVTEPKLLQQLRLLRPGLVRFPGGNISSIFFWNVAPGHAPADAPPQLADADGTTKPAGYWFGGNTDGWTMSTANYYAMLQQTGNEGVITINYGYARYGTSADPVAAAAHLAAEWVRYDKGRTRYWEIGNESNGTWQAGYRIDPATNHDGQPAIITGELYGRHWRVFADSMRKAAASIGHTIYIGAQLLEHDPPTWATATDKNWNEGVLKEAGATADYYIVHSYYTPYNTNSNPPEVLASAEAVSKAMMEHLKSTVQRNGVAQKPVALTEWNIFAVGSQQMVSQVAGMHAVLVVGELLRNGFGMACRWDLANAWENGNDHGLFSQGEPASGEARWNARPAFFYLYYFQQCLGNRLVETQLPANNHNINAYTTTFSSGHAGLVIVNRAAATQTVSVDLKNFRAGERYYWYELTGGEGVSYFSRKVFVNGNGPAGVAGGPEDVGSVKAWSAKTKDGLRFTLPPMSVVFIVVERQ
- a CDS encoding glycan-binding surface protein gives rise to the protein MKQNIRLLLAGLMIVLLAACTKDDGPSGPPVIHRVSLLDSSKMDSAFVRALPGALILITGENLQGATHVLFNNFDSYFNQAYNTNTHIIINIPENATTEATDRNVPNELRIKTDRGDAVFKFTLDIPPPAITQISNENALPGDSVLIFGSSLWLINKITLPGNREITQFSANPEGTRVGFKLPDLGTDTGRLSVVAKYGTAVSNGPLNDHQSGDVISNFTNDGEAGELPRLNWAWWGADRINDATKFPGTRGFYLNCVFGGVGVNNGAWWEGGRSGNFNETVLFTDAIRTRQASDYALKFEVNTKEPWTTAVCVLRFGENFAVRWKPWSSLPGNSFHTENTWTTVTVQLSAFKTVADGVEGTGASAASMADLVAAGGKVAFTFRMVSEDKPIEVFNAAFDNFRIVKIK